In the candidate division TA06 bacterium genome, CGGTTGAGGTCATGCCCCTGCAGTATAATCCTTCCAAAGCACAGCTTACCCTTTACAACTCGATATCATTTGAAATTGAATATGCTTTAAAAGCCGGTTCGGCCAGCCCGGTAAAAAGACGCAGCCCTATGGCCCAAAGCCTGGTGATGAACCAGCTGCAGACGGCCATTGCCAATAAAAATGATATTGTCCGCCTGATCATGTGCGCGAAGATCACGGTGGATCAGACTTCCGCCAAATCCCCGGCCACCGAATCCCCTTCTCTTGAAGGCAGGCCGGTGGACTATGTGATAATAACTTCGGAAGAATTGGCGCCCCAGTTCCAAAGGCTGGCTGACTGGAAGACCCAAAAAGGCATTAACACCATAATCAAAACCACCCGCTGGATAGAGAGCAATTACCGGGGAGCGGATATCCAGGAAAAGATCCGCCATTTCATCCAGGACGCCTGGGTCAACTGGGGAACGGTGCTGGTATTATTGGGGGGAGACACTCCGGTGATACCGGCCCGTTATGTCCCCTGGAGAAGCTGGCCGCAGTATATTCCGGACCTGCGGATTCCCACCGATCTCTATTATTCCGATATAGTGGATACTTCCTGCACCGGAGACATCCAGAGTTACAATTTTGATCCCAATCGCGACGGCCAATACGGTGATGTATTGGGCGGCGAAGTCCTTGACATGCAACCCGACCTGCTGTTAGGCCGGGCTCCGGTAAGCACAACGGCCCAAGCCCAAACCTTTGTGGACAAGGTTTTAGCTTACGAAAGAAATCCCCCGCCGGGTTTCGGATCCAGTTTTTTGATGGTTTCCGAAGGCAGTTATGCCTGGAGTTCGGAATCAGTAAACAATTTCCCCCTTAAAACAGACGCCCCCTGGATAGATTCCTACGAACTTTACCGCCCGGCGGTTGACTCGGCTTGCTTTCAATGGGCCGGTGACAAGAACCTTGACGCCGGATCGGCCATGGTCGAACTGAATAAGGGATATAACATAGTATACCACTTTGATCACGGCGGCATCTATCAGCTGGGAACCGGCGCCACCACCGGCGGCGGCTGGCTGTATCGGTCCGATGCCGGCCGGCTGGCAAACAACGGACGGCCTTCGGTGGTGATCACCCCGGCCTGCGATCCCAATGCCTTTGACCACGACTGCTTTGCCAAGCATTTGCTCAATAATCCCAATGGCGGGGCCGTGGCCTTCATCGGCAATTCCAGGGTGGGTTGGGGGTACCAGGGATATTTGTACCAGGCTATGTTCACAGGGATTTATTATTACCGCCAGCAGATGCTGGGCCAGGCCTTTTCCGTCTTGCAGCACATCCGTGACTCCTATTCGCAATTCTCGATCAATTTGATGGGCGATCCCTCCATGCTGCTTTGGACCGGAGAACCTCAGAAAGTTTGCGTCAATCATCCCGGACAATTGACCGTCAGCGATTCCCTGATCAAGGTCGACATTTCCGGCCCGGCCGCTGGAGGAACGGTTGAACTGGCGGTTTACAAACAAAATGAAGCTTTAAAAGTCATCCAGGTAACGATACCTTCCTCTGTTAGTCTGCCGATATCGCTGTTGACCGAAGGCCCGCTTTTGTTAACCGTCACCGGGACCAACGTTATCCCGAGCCAGACTTCCTGCCAGATCGTTCCATCCGGGGCCGCCCATCCCTTTGTAAGCAGTTATACCGTTCGCGATGACGGGCGAACGATTGGCGACAAAAGCAATGGGAACTGCGATCGGGTAATGAACCCCGGCGAAACCATTGCCTTGTATCCTTCCCTAACCAATAACGGCCTGTCCCCCTTGGAAAATGCCTTTGTGATCCTGCGATCGGCAGACCCTCAGGTAAAAATAACCGACTCCATCATCAGCCTGCCGGTTTTGGAGCCGGGCCAGACCCTGGTGTGTGATACGCTTATGGGACCCCGGTTTTTGCTGACTGTTTCGCCGCGGATAAAATCAGACCGGACGCTGGGACTGACCGCTGTTTTCATTGCCAAAGCCGATCTGGCGGTATCAAACAATAAAACCGAAAAGATCATAGTGTCCCAGGAAATTAAAACCGGCATTCAGGCCGATTCACTGGTAATATCTTCCTATGTATTGTCCCCGGCAGCCAGTCTTAATGCCGCCAAAAGGGAAACCTTTGTTACTTTGGATTCTGTGGTCATTGCCAACCTGGGAACCGGCCAGGCCCGGGGAATCACCCTCACTGCCACAGCAGTTGCCGGCGGACAGACCGGGCCCAGGCCTGAGATGCTCCGGTTTGGAAGCATCCCGGCCGGTGGTTCTTCAACCCATAGGAGGCTGGCGCTAAAACCGATAAGAACCGATGACCGCAACCCCCTCGCCCTGCTGCTTACCATTCGCGATTCCTATGGCCGGGAATCCCGGCAGATAATCAGCCGGTCCGAAGTCATCAATCCGGTCTGCGGCATTCAAGCACGAGCTTTGGGATCTGACCGTATCCAGATAATTTGGGCATTGATCAATGACGGCATTGGAATCAAAGGATATAATATATACCGTAAAACCACGGACCAGGTATCTTTTACTAAAGTCAACCTGGTTCCGGTAATGGATTCCCGCACTTTTACCGATCAGGGGTTGATCGCTAATACCAGCTATAGCTATGCTGTATCTGCTGTCGATTCCCTGGGCAGCGAGAGCCCGGCATTCCCCGCTTCCAACACTATCAAAACCCAGCCCGCCTTAATGCCCGGTTTCCCGGCGGCGGTGGGCAACGGGACCCGGGGCAGCCGGATGTGGTCATCCCCGGCCTCAGGCGATA is a window encoding:
- a CDS encoding VCBS repeat-containing protein, with the protein product MAFGFFTASDAAVISFTQTTMVSDLSSDPVTIGKSSYHRLAVKGSFPLEAQPGSPLLPVKLVNILVPFNASVGGLKMSGSSSENLPGSFNPFPVQKPVPMNGQAAPDFVAADPAFYQAKGDYPGQLARIKGVSAWGEHQVVTVEVMPLQYNPSKAQLTLYNSISFEIEYALKAGSASPVKRRSPMAQSLVMNQLQTAIANKNDIVRLIMCAKITVDQTSAKSPATESPSLEGRPVDYVIITSEELAPQFQRLADWKTQKGINTIIKTTRWIESNYRGADIQEKIRHFIQDAWVNWGTVLVLLGGDTPVIPARYVPWRSWPQYIPDLRIPTDLYYSDIVDTSCTGDIQSYNFDPNRDGQYGDVLGGEVLDMQPDLLLGRAPVSTTAQAQTFVDKVLAYERNPPPGFGSSFLMVSEGSYAWSSESVNNFPLKTDAPWIDSYELYRPAVDSACFQWAGDKNLDAGSAMVELNKGYNIVYHFDHGGIYQLGTGATTGGGWLYRSDAGRLANNGRPSVVITPACDPNAFDHDCFAKHLLNNPNGGAVAFIGNSRVGWGYQGYLYQAMFTGIYYYRQQMLGQAFSVLQHIRDSYSQFSINLMGDPSMLLWTGEPQKVCVNHPGQLTVSDSLIKVDISGPAAGGTVELAVYKQNEALKVIQVTIPSSVSLPISLLTEGPLLLTVTGTNVIPSQTSCQIVPSGAAHPFVSSYTVRDDGRTIGDKSNGNCDRVMNPGETIALYPSLTNNGLSPLENAFVILRSADPQVKITDSIISLPVLEPGQTLVCDTLMGPRFLLTVSPRIKSDRTLGLTAVFIAKADLAVSNNKTEKIIVSQEIKTGIQADSLVISSYVLSPAASLNAAKRETFVTLDSVVIANLGTGQARGITLTATAVAGGQTGPRPEMLRFGSIPAGGSSTHRRLALKPIRTDDRNPLALLLTIRDSYGRESRQIISRSEVINPVCGIQARALGSDRIQIIWALINDGIGIKGYNIYRKTTDQVSFTKVNLVPVMDSRTFTDQGLIANTSYSYAVSAVDSLGSESPAFPASNTIKTQPALMPGFPAAVGNGTRGSRMWSSPASGDINNDGFEEIIIGSDDGKVYAFDRLGKIVPGWPVVIGGSIDQSSPALADIDSDGFLEVVMGSGGWYTVPGDGQVHVLRHDGSEQPGWPQAVCGDAFSGAAVTDLNCDGSFEIVAATTAGYVYAWDAGGSLLLGWPICTGGPVWSSPVLGHLDGDPQMEIAVTANSAGALKLLVLNHDGTSLPGWPIIVQSSAGYGLASPVFADMDNDGKNEIILGAETYCPTASTKGYCFKANGEQLAGWPVGFGCGTRIVCSPAIADLDGDGKLDAAFIASNGVLRAYSDQGVNRMLWEVQTGSNGRTNPIAADIDSDGIIEVLLTTESGYLYAFEGSDGSLTPGYPIWIEPSWSAPALSDINQDGKMELLAFGWGSHKLFAWELGCNTKSAGSCGSTFRGNMRRTGCGSDTLTAKLSGALQTELTDIPVFATKLSQNFPNPVKEQTTICYQISQPGWIKINIYNVTGQLVKTLVNEDKIPGSYQIKWDGKNEQGKGISSGTYLYRLESSGFNATKRMLVLK